Sequence from the Haloarcula sp. DT43 genome:
ATTCAGGGCGGCGGAACCTCCGCATGCCTACAAGTGACGAGATGTTCGCAGTCGTAACAGAACACCTTGGCGGGAACCACGTCCGTATCCGCTGTGAGGACGGCGAGACCCGACTCGGCCGGATTCCGGGCCGGATGAAGTTCCGGACCTGGATTAACGAGGACGACATCGTTCTCGCCGAACCGTGGGACTGGCAAGACGAGAAGGCCAACATCGAATGGCGCTACAAGGGGCAGGACGCCGACCAGCTCCGTTCGGAAGGCCACATCGACTCGCTGACCGCCTAATTTTACCACTGGACA
This genomic interval carries:
- a CDS encoding translation initiation factor eIF-1A: MSDDSGRRNLRMPTSDEMFAVVTEHLGGNHVRIRCEDGETRLGRIPGRMKFRTWINEDDIVLAEPWDWQDEKANIEWRYKGQDADQLRSEGHIDSLTA